One genomic segment of Naumovozyma castellii chromosome 9, complete genome includes these proteins:
- the UBP12 gene encoding putative ubiquitin-specific protease UBP12 (ancestral locus Anc_1.137), giving the protein MLSIDGENESSSQSEELVQLFDDVSDEGRSSQSNENENILPKPDDIVRVSTDEHEANTTTTYPDLKAQRDIIAELLEGQKSSEGDIVYIIPKLWYEKFCDPNIIKSEQLGPINTSTICTDYENFILVDYNQCPYMSITEPIFKKLYEWYGLAPGSEPVSTFLVHDEESDSLITEYNRCVFRFHYLTENGAPSREHHRTPNIFTSSRLATMKEIVSKTLQKFFALHSELDNKQASFRIWYVKDVQRNDNNGVLDTQYYLTPLQFMSLPVLTRVTPQMLTYQLKNLNIASGDLVIETEQHNKNYHWLSNYFIYNDLVPSLEITGLVNLGNTCYMNSALQCITHIPVFREYFLYSGYEKELNTDNPLGYQGHVAEAFSELIRCLFGDKLVQFSAYAPNHFKATIGHFNSMFSGYLQQDSQEFLAFLLDSLHEDLNRIDKKPYVEKPSLPSTADLNDFRIVKKLADDTWKAHLLRNDSVITDLFVGLYKSTLECPECQNISITFDPYNDLTLPLPVKSMWHSHIKIFPLNAPPCILEVELPKSSSYEELKNYVATCAEIDPANLFGCEIFNNQFYTNYESPESNSKFLPLQELIAENDNVVFYELSINPNDIVVPVLNTKFEKESTRPTYFGIPFFLTLHENEVANPTLIRYKLQQMYFHLSGGFIPFPFTELDEYPNVVDLPLINEKYPGFDMTKYNDIVKYSVSKGSSSDNLFTIKIHDEGNKNHSTNNESQVCIPRGRINYHKALNMSTVLTPIVRDIYEYTSLEPKQDDVIMDDNSSNNEDSDHCNNTEETNNDEVEQSKNECTMLDTEQAEPEENHTDVTSDKDITPEENLEKEEKELPTIIDKNTIIICEWNEDGIQAAFTEDKVINWENMAILNNKELEEQRKKDLEEKNKEITLNDCLNLFSKPEILSLNDSWYCPTCKEHRQATKQIQLWNAPDVLLIHLKRFENQQSFSDKIDDVVQFPITDFDISEHLVYKDDPRGNVYDLIAVDNHYGGLGGGHYTAYAKNSTDGKWYYFDDSRVTETVAENSITGAAYLLFYLRRSCPESLKNSRLGEIVKQSRIEYDLAIKEIHEKQRVIYETNKTDDEEEEDLEDVTDEEIDADTTTKRSSSNGKEKEGVDLTRNDGSSGTRRSSDYSNESLEVGKMEIDDPITDETNAGRKKLRLIKKVYSTPSASLSPTTSTTSSDDTEDKTLEKDSV; this is encoded by the coding sequence ATGCTTAGCATTGATGGGGAAAATGAAAGTAGTTCGCAATCAGAAGAACTAGTACAATTGTTTGATGACGTCTCCGATGAGGGTCGATCATCTCAATCAAACGAAAACGAGAATATCTTACCTAAACCAGATGACATTGTGCGAGTATCCACAGACGAACATGAGGCAAATACTACCACTACGTATCCTGATTTGAAGGCGCAAAGGGATATAATTGCAGAACTGTTAGAAGGTCAGAAGAGCAGTGAAGGAGATATAGTGTATATTATCCCTAAATTGTGGTATGAGAAGTTTTGCGATCctaatattattaaatcagAACAACTTGGTCCTATCAATACATCAACAATATGTACCGACtatgaaaattttattttggtaGATTATAACCAATGTCCGTATATGTCTATTACAGAACCtatcttcaagaaattatatgaATGGTATGGTTTAGCACCAGGATCAGAGCCAGTTTCTACATTTTTGGTACATGATGAAGAGTCAGACTCATTAATAACTGAGTATAACAGGTGCGTTTTTCGTTTCCATTATTTGACAGAGAATGGAGCACCTTCGCGAGAACACCATAGAACTCCTAATATTTTTACAAGCAGTAGACTGGCAACTATGAAGGAGATAGTGTCAAAAACTTTACAGAAATTTTTTGCATTGCATTCCGAATTGGATAACAAACAGGCATCGTTTAGGATTTGGTATGTTAAAGATGTCCAAAGAAATGACAATAACGGTGTTTTAGATACGCAATATTATCTAACTCCTTTGCAGTTTATGTCTTTACCTGTTTTAACCAGAGTGACACCACAAATGTTGACATATCAGTTAAAAAATCTGAATATAGCTAGTGGTGATCTTGTAATCGAGACCGAACAACATAATAAGAACTATCATTGGCTATCAAACTATTTCATATATAATGATTTGGTTCCTTCGTTAGAGATAACAGGATTAGTCAATTTAGGAAATACTTGTTACATGAATTCAGCTCTTCAATGTATAACCCATATTCCAGTTTTTCGAGAGTATTTTCTGTATAGTGGGTATGAAAAAGAACTAAATACTGATAACCCACTAGGATATCAAGGCCATGTTGCAGAAGCTTTTAGTGAGTTAATACGATGCTTGTTTGGCGATAAGTTAGTTCAATTCAGTGCTTATGCTCCCAACCATTTCAAAGCAACAATAGGTCATTTTAACTCCATGTTTTCAGGATACCTACAACAAGATTCCCAAGAATTTTTAGCATTCTTATTGGACAGTTTACATGAGGATCTTAATAGGATAGATAAGAAGCCTTATGTTGAAAAACCGTCTTTACCTTCAACGGCTGATTTAAATGACTTCAGGATAGTGAAAAAGCTAGCCGACGATACATGGAAGGCGCACTTATTAAGAAACGATTCAGTTATTACAGATCTGTTTGTGGGTCTCTATAAGTCGACACTAGAATGTCCTGAATGTCAAAATATCTCAATTACCTTCGATCCTTATAATGATCTAACTCTCCCCCTTCCAGTAAAATCCATGTGGCACTCTCATATAAAGATATTCCCTCTAAATGCTCCACCTTGTATTTTAGAGGTGGAATTACCGAAGTCATCATCTTACGAAGAGCTGAAGAACTATGTTGCAACTTGTGCAGAAATAGATCCAGCTAACTTATTTGGTtgtgaaatatttaataatcAGTTTTATACGAATTACGAGTCACCAGagtcaaattcaaaatttctaCCACTTCAAGAATTAATAgctgaaaatgataatgtgGTATTTTACGAATTATCCATTAATCCTAACGATATTGTTGTTCCTGTATTAAAtacaaaatttgaaaaagaatcGACACGACCAACATATTTTGGTATTCCTTTTTTCTTAACACTGCATGAGAATGAAGTCGCTAACCCTACTTTGATTCGATACAAGCTACAACAAATGTATTTTCATCTCAGTGGTGGATTTATTCCATTTCCATTTACGGAACTTGATGAATATCCTAATGTTGTTGACTTACCGCTcataaatgaaaaatatccAGGCTTTGATATGACGAAGTATAACGATATTGTTAAATATAGCGTCTCCAAGGGTTCAAGCTCGGATAATTTATTTACGATTAAAATCCATGACGAAGGTAACAAAAATCATTCtactaataatgaaagtCAGGTATGTATACCGCGAGGACGAATCAATTACCATAAGGCTTTGAATATGTCGACCGTCTTAACCCCTATAGTAAGAGACATATACGAGTATACCTCGTTGGAACCCAAACAGGATGATGTAATAATGGATGATAACAGTAGCAATAATGAAGATTCAGACCATTGTAATAATACAGAAGAgacaaataatgatgaagttgaacAAAGTAAGAATGAATGCACAATGCTTGATACTGAACAAGCTGAACCAGAAGAGAACCACACGGATGTTACATCAGACAAAGATATAACACCTGAAGAAAATCtagaaaaagaagagaaagaactACCTACGATTATTGATAAGAATACTATAATAATCTGTGAATGGAATGAAGATGGAATACAAGCGGCATTTACAGAAGACAAGGTGATAAATTGGGAAAATATGGCCatcttgaataataaagagTTAGAAGAACAAAGGAAGAAGGATCTTgaagagaagaataaagaaattactTTAAATGACTGTTTAAATTTGTTCTCCAAACCCGAAATTCTCAGTCTCAATGATTCCTGGTACTGTCCAACCTGTAAAGAACATAGACAAGCTACTAAGCAAATTCAACTATGGAACGCACCTGACGTTCTATTGATACATCTAAAGAGATTTGAGAACCAACAATCATTCAGtgataaaattgatgatgttgtTCAATTCCCAATCACAGATTTCGATATCTCGGAACATTTAGTTTATAAAGATGACCCTAGAGGCAACGTTTATGATTTAATTGCTGTGGACAATCATTATGGTGGTCTCGGTGGTGGTCATTATACAGCCTATGCTAAGAATTCAACTGATGGTAAATGGTATTATTTCGATGATTCTCGTGTTACAGAAACCGTGGCGGAAAATAGTATTACTGGCGCAGCTTATTTGCTTTTCTATTTGCGTCGTTCATGCCCAGAGTCCTTAAAGAATAGTAGATTAGGTGAAATAGTAAAACAGTCTCGTATTGAGTATGACCTTGCCATCAAGGAGATACATGAGAAGCAACGTGTCATATATGAAACCAATAAAACTGAcgacgaagaagaagaagatttggaagatgttactgatgaagaaattgatgcagatacaacaacaaaacgTAGTTCTAGTAATGGGAAGGAAAAAGAGGGTGTGGACTTGACACGCAATGATGGTTCAAGTGGTACAAGAAGATCGTCTGATTATAGTAATGAAAGTTTAGAAGTTGGTAAAATGGAGATAGATGATCCAATTACTGATGAGACAAATGCTGGGAGAAAGAAATTGAGGTTAATTAAAAAGGTTTATTCCACTCCATCAGCTTCTCTATCTCCTACTACTTCGACTACGTCTTCTGATGATACGGAGGATAAAACGCTTGAGAAGGATTCTGTAtaa
- the ELO1 gene encoding fatty acid elongase ELO1 (ancestral locus Anc_1.140), protein MSKEPSISFLLGDFQALDQFHPTIDRPFFNVSLWGHFERSMTSLSRGAFVPHEFQFVEGKLPLSLWNSVIFGIMTYYVVIFGGQSLLRDTKPLTLNFLVKVHNLFLTILSFILFVLMTEQVIPMIIKKGIVYSVCDPEAWTQPLVTLYYLNYIVKFIEFIDTVFLVLKHKKLTFLHTYHHGATALLCFTQLIGKTAVSWVPIVLNLGVHVVMYWYYFLCANGIKVPWKAWVTRFQIVQFILDVAFIYFVAYQKFTSVFFPQLSTYKNCSGTISAICIGSGIITSYLFLFIGFYIHAYRKNARKGVKKTYKKGKVHPKTI, encoded by the coding sequence tatcttttctACTGGGGGACTTTCAAGCATTGGACCAATTCCATCCTACCATTGATAGacctttcttcaatgtttCCCTTTGGGGACATTTTGAAAGGTCCATGACATCTCTATCGAGAGGAGCTTTTGTTCCTCATGAGTTTCAATTTGTGGAGGGGAAACTTCCATTAAGCTTATGGAATTCGGTTATATTTGGCATTATGACTTACTATGTCGTAATCTTTGGTGGCCAGTCCCTTTTGAGGGATACTAAACCATTAACTTTGAACTTTTTAGTCAAGGTGCATAACCTATTTTTAACCATCCTctcatttattttatttgttttaatGACAGAACAGGTCATTCCAATGATTATAAAAAAGGGTATAGTCTACTCAGTATGTGATCCTGAGGCTTGGACTCAACCTTTGGTTACGTTATACTACTTGAATTATATCgtcaaattcattgaatttatcgATACCGTATTTCTCGTTTTAAAGCATAAGAAATTGACTTTTTTACATACGTATCATCATGGAGCTACTGCATTATTATGCTTCACACAACTAATTGGGAAAACAGCCGTTTCATGGGTACCAATTGTACTCAATTTGGGTGTTCACGTAGTTATGTATTGGTATTACTTTCTATGCGCTAATGGAATAAAAGTCCCCTGGAAAGCATGGGTAAccagatttcaaattgttcaattcattttAGACGTTGCATTCATATATTTCGTGGCCTATCAAAAGTTCACTTCAGTGTTTTTTCCACAACTTTCCACCTATAAAAACTGTTCAGGTACTATTTCTGCAATTTGTATTGGTTCAGGTATCATCACTTCCTATCTTTTCCTATTCATTGGTTTTTATATACATGCATACAGAAAAAATGCAAGGAAGGGTGTCAAGAAGACTTATAAAAAGGGAAAGGTTCATCCAAAGACTATTTAA